A single genomic interval of Methanococcus voltae harbors:
- the topA gene encoding DNA topoisomerase I has product MTGLIICEKPNVAKKIADALGKPKKKSQSKVPYYEVDTKGKTYYVASAVGHLYTLIEKNKTKFGDYPTYDIDWAPASTVEGKEYVQKYINVLKKLSKDANEYYVATDWDIEGELIGYHALHHACGQDIAKRMRFSSLTKKEILKSFENTDSIDFGLVDAGDSRHKIDWFFGINISRALMQAISSAKRWKTMSTGRVQGPALAFLVEKELEIQKFVPVPYWVINANLKNENENNEVPLIATHEIDKFWDEEEANKAYGNVEGQKEAIVEEIKKTKKKIKPYPPFDLGALQREAHNAFRYSPKRTQEIAQKLYEKGYCSYPRTSSQKLPKDMEYMNEVLGKLLKSKEYGKYASEILEKNLKPIEGKKDDPAHPAIHPVDVPKEALPDDEQKLYNLIARRALAAYWDDAEREYSKITVDINGEKFKLSGSRTTHEGWHEIYYFTKFDENELPELKKGKVLPIESTEKLAKETKPPKRYTMASIIKELENRHLGTKATRADILEKLTKRGYVIEDGSLSVTELGIGVIETLKKYCPEIVEETLTRDLEDKLEKIQDHKIKKEQVIDETKVKLSQILDEFRKKEKEIGKELVEKIDSTNRSLQLIGKCKCGGDLIIIKYKGKSRFVGCSNYPDCDITYPLPQKGAIKVPNKVCEVCGLPIINYMGKDLCVNIECSSRISEEDKKILEKIENEKEEEKICPKCGGTLTIKRGAFGVFRGCSNYPECKYTENLKGESNEKEIVGKCPKCGSDLVKRKGRFGEFIGCSNYPKCRHTEKILKEGEEGKEPKKATKKTTTKKTATKKTTTKKTATKKTTTKKTATKKTTKKTPAKKKE; this is encoded by the coding sequence ACGCTTATTGAGAAAAATAAAACCAAATTCGGAGATTACCCTACTTACGATATCGATTGGGCGCCTGCTTCGACGGTTGAGGGTAAAGAATACGTTCAAAAATATATCAATGTACTTAAAAAGCTCTCAAAAGATGCTAATGAGTACTATGTAGCTACGGACTGGGATATCGAAGGGGAATTAATAGGATATCACGCTTTACATCATGCTTGCGGTCAAGATATTGCAAAAAGGATGAGATTTTCAAGTTTAACTAAAAAAGAAATCTTAAAATCATTTGAAAATACTGATAGTATTGATTTTGGACTGGTGGATGCAGGGGACAGTAGACACAAAATAGATTGGTTCTTCGGTATTAATATCTCGAGAGCTTTAATGCAAGCGATTAGTTCAGCTAAAAGATGGAAAACAATGAGTACGGGTAGAGTACAAGGTCCTGCTCTTGCTTTTTTAGTTGAAAAAGAACTGGAAATACAGAAATTTGTACCGGTACCTTATTGGGTAATCAATGCAAATCTTAAAAATGAAAATGAAAATAATGAAGTTCCACTAATTGCTACCCACGAAATAGACAAATTTTGGGACGAAGAAGAAGCTAATAAGGCATATGGTAATGTAGAAGGTCAAAAAGAGGCTATTGTTGAAGAAATCAAAAAAACTAAGAAAAAGATAAAACCTTATCCTCCTTTTGATTTAGGTGCACTGCAAAGGGAAGCACACAATGCTTTTAGATACTCTCCAAAGAGAACGCAAGAAATCGCTCAAAAACTTTACGAAAAAGGTTATTGCTCATACCCAAGAACAAGTTCTCAAAAATTACCTAAAGATATGGAATATATGAATGAAGTATTAGGTAAACTTTTAAAAAGCAAGGAATATGGAAAATACGCCTCTGAGATACTTGAAAAGAACTTAAAACCAATTGAAGGCAAGAAAGATGACCCTGCACACCCTGCAATTCACCCCGTAGATGTTCCAAAAGAAGCTTTACCGGACGATGAACAGAAATTATACAATTTAATTGCAAGAAGGGCACTTGCTGCATACTGGGATGATGCAGAACGTGAATATTCAAAAATAACCGTTGACATAAACGGTGAAAAGTTCAAATTAAGTGGTTCACGTACTACACACGAAGGTTGGCACGAAATTTATTACTTTACAAAATTTGATGAGAATGAACTTCCAGAACTTAAAAAAGGTAAGGTATTACCAATAGAAAGTACGGAAAAACTTGCAAAAGAGACCAAACCACCTAAAAGGTACACTATGGCCTCAATCATTAAGGAACTTGAAAATAGACATTTAGGTACAAAAGCTACCAGAGCCGACATTTTGGAAAAATTAACTAAAAGAGGCTATGTAATAGAAGATGGTTCACTTAGTGTCACGGAATTAGGTATCGGAGTTATAGAAACTCTTAAAAAATACTGTCCTGAAATCGTAGAAGAAACACTCACTCGTGATTTAGAGGATAAATTAGAAAAGATACAAGACCATAAAATAAAAAAAGAGCAAGTAATAGACGAAACTAAGGTAAAATTATCGCAAATACTTGATGAATTTAGGAAAAAAGAAAAAGAAATCGGTAAAGAGCTTGTTGAAAAGATAGATTCCACCAATCGGTCATTACAACTTATTGGAAAATGTAAATGCGGTGGAGACCTTATAATTATTAAATACAAAGGCAAAAGCAGATTTGTAGGTTGCTCTAACTACCCAGATTGTGATATTACATACCCATTACCTCAAAAAGGTGCTATAAAAGTGCCGAATAAAGTTTGTGAGGTTTGTGGGCTTCCAATAATAAATTATATGGGCAAAGACCTATGTGTAAATATAGAATGTAGTTCGAGAATTTCTGAAGAAGATAAAAAAATACTCGAAAAAATCGAAAACGAAAAAGAAGAAGAAAAAATATGCCCTAAATGTGGTGGAACTCTTACCATTAAAAGAGGGGCTTTCGGCGTTTTCAGAGGATGCTCTAATTATCCCGAGTGTAAATATACGGAAAACTTAAAAGGCGAATCTAATGAAAAAGAAATCGTTGGAAAATGCCCTAAATGTGGTAGCGACTTAGTTAAACGTAAAGGTAGATTTGGGGAATTTATTGGTTGCTCTAACTACCCTAAATGTAGACATACTGAAAAGATACTAAAAGAAGGGGAAGAGGGTAAAGAACCTAAAAAGGCTACTAAAAAGACTACTACTAAGAAAACAGCTACTAAAAAGACTACTACTAAGAAAACAGCTACTAAAAAGACTACTACTAAGAAAACAGCTACTAAAAAGACTACTAAAAAGACCCCTGCTAAGAAAAAAGAATAA
- a CDS encoding cell wall-binding repeat-containing protein translates to MGKDLKSSGLKYLIATMTIVSLLFGVSSALATEVLLVSDNSADCLTANSLGEVLNDNVIITTPWGEYTNETWDTILVEEPEIVYIIGGPVAIPTEYDDKLDEYNITYARLNGSNRYETNQEVIDKFLEKFRDANITNITIVYGEDINENCSGYGFVILTNGTNLSIDNDTLDDLNITNETNITVIENPLFNGSALVKRLNNRGFMVSTQAMPGWVLQNKVQNTRQFLIRKMNQLNTYGQNMTNDSNYQALQNKLAEIDGYIEDEDYVNAYAAEIELQSMISQYKFTSKKNFKNYGYPDVIPESANSTNPGVGQGNGKVKVDNPNKPVK, encoded by the coding sequence ATGGGCAAAGATTTAAAATCAAGTGGTTTAAAATATCTAATTGCTACAATGACTATTGTATCATTGTTATTTGGCGTATCATCGGCATTAGCAACCGAAGTTTTGCTCGTAAGTGATAATTCTGCAGATTGTTTAACTGCAAATTCATTGGGCGAAGTTTTAAACGATAACGTAATCATTACAACGCCTTGGGGCGAATATACAAATGAAACCTGGGATACCATACTGGTCGAAGAGCCGGAAATAGTTTACATAATAGGTGGACCAGTAGCAATTCCAACCGAATATGATGATAAATTAGACGAATACAATATAACTTATGCGAGATTAAATGGTTCAAATAGATATGAAACTAATCAGGAAGTAATAGATAAATTTTTAGAAAAATTTAGAGACGCAAACATTACCAATATTACAATAGTTTACGGAGAAGACATAAACGAAAATTGTAGCGGTTATGGATTCGTAATTCTTACAAACGGAACTAATTTATCAATTGACAATGATACTTTAGATGATTTAAACATTACAAATGAGACTAACATTACAGTTATTGAAAATCCACTATTCAATGGTTCAGCACTTGTAAAAAGGTTAAACAACCGTGGATTTATGGTAAGCACTCAAGCAATGCCAGGATGGGTTTTACAGAACAAGGTTCAAAACACGAGACAGTTTTTAATTAGAAAAATGAATCAATTGAACACATATGGTCAAAATATGACTAATGATTCAAATTATCAAGCATTGCAAAATAAATTGGCAGAAATAGACGGATACATTGAAGACGAAGATTATGTAAATGCTTATGCTGCTGAAATAGAACTCCAAAGTATGATTTCACAGTATAAATTCACATCAAAAAAAAACTTTAAAAACTACGGGTATCCAGATGTGATTCCCGAATCTGCTAATTCTACCAATCCGGGAGTGGGTCAAGGAAATGGTAAGGTAAAAGTTGATAATCCAAATAAACCCGTTAAATAA
- a CDS encoding rubredoxin-like domain-containing protein: MTWWKCSNCGYIFEGDKVPDQCPSCGEKCTFYDVSCYTPECGFCGIDPKIAGTRQEESRF; this comes from the coding sequence ATGACGTGGTGGAAATGTTCTAATTGCGGGTATATATTTGAAGGCGATAAAGTACCCGACCAATGTCCGAGTTGTGGGGAAAAATGTACTTTCTATGATGTATCTTGCTATACACCCGAGTGTGGTTTTTGTGGTATTGACCCAAAAATAGCAGGTACAAGACAAGAAGAAAGCAGATTTTAA
- a CDS encoding alkaline phosphatase family protein translates to MKTIVILLDGVADRPSKELNYKTPLQYANIPNLDEFAKSSLTGLMCPQKIGVPLGTEVAHFLLWGYDISQFPGRGVIEALGEGIDLKKDSIYLRATLGHVNYNQKENNFLVLDRRTKDINNQEISELLNKISNINIDGYLFTIHHMQGIHSILEISKLENDGNLKTEPNLKKNNLKKNGFELTYEEFCNEKNILKYGNINNINNCISNKISDSDPFYKDRHVIMVKPVIKLIGTYEEYLNALNVSNALNKYLTTCNTLLENDSINISRKNENKSLANFLLTKWAGSYKKLPSFKQKWGLNGVIIANSSLFRGLAKLLKMDYYEVKEFDKAIELGLKFKNDNTNNNNNSNNNNNNNQNNNINNKKIYDFIHIHTKEPDEAGHTKNPINKVRVLEKLDKNLKVVIDEIDKEKENGDENLYIITGDHATPSTGGLIHSGELVPIAICGKNVGKDSTKAFNEMDVLNGYYRINSTDIMNLVLNYTDKALLYGLRPNGDLKKYIPEDNELEFLKKDN, encoded by the coding sequence ATGAAAACAATCGTTATATTGCTTGACGGCGTTGCAGATAGACCTTCTAAAGAGTTAAATTATAAAACACCATTACAATATGCAAATATTCCAAATTTAGATGAATTTGCGAAAAGTTCACTTACTGGTTTAATGTGCCCTCAAAAAATAGGGGTGCCTTTAGGTACTGAAGTAGCCCATTTTTTACTTTGGGGCTATGATATTAGCCAGTTTCCTGGTAGGGGTGTAATTGAAGCGTTAGGTGAAGGGATAGACTTAAAAAAAGATTCAATATATTTAAGGGCAACCTTGGGGCATGTAAATTATAATCAAAAAGAAAACAACTTTTTAGTTTTAGATAGGCGAACAAAAGATATAAACAATCAAGAAATCTCAGAACTATTAAATAAAATCTCAAATATTAATATAGATGGCTATTTGTTTACAATACATCATATGCAAGGCATACATAGTATTTTAGAAATTTCAAAATTGGAAAATGATGGTAATTTAAAAACAGAACCTAATCTTAAAAAGAATAATCTTAAAAAGAATGGATTTGAATTAACTTATGAAGAATTTTGTAATGAAAAAAATATTTTAAAATATGGTAATATTAATAATATTAATAATTGTATATCTAATAAAATCTCTGATAGCGACCCATTTTATAAAGATAGGCACGTAATAATGGTTAAACCAGTGATTAAATTAATAGGAACTTATGAAGAATATTTAAACGCTTTAAATGTTTCTAATGCTTTAAATAAGTATTTAACAACTTGTAATACTTTATTGGAAAATGATTCAATAAATATAAGTCGTAAAAATGAAAATAAATCTCTTGCAAACTTTTTATTAACAAAATGGGCGGGTAGTTATAAAAAATTACCTTCTTTTAAACAGAAATGGGGTTTAAACGGTGTAATAATCGCAAATAGTAGTTTATTCAGAGGTTTGGCAAAATTATTAAAAATGGATTATTATGAAGTTAAAGAATTTGATAAAGCTATTGAATTAGGTTTAAAATTTAAAAATGATAATACAAATAATAATAATAATAGTAATAATAATAATAATAATAATCAGAATAATAATATAAATAATAAAAAAATTTATGATTTTATCCATATTCATACAAAAGAGCCCGATGAAGCAGGTCATACAAAAAATCCAATTAATAAGGTAAGAGTTTTAGAAAAATTAGATAAAAATTTAAAAGTTGTAATTGATGAAATCGACAAAGAAAAGGAAAATGGAGACGAAAATTTATATATAATCACTGGAGACCACGCTACACCTTCAACAGGGGGTTTAATTCATTCGGGAGAGTTAGTGCCTATTGCAATATGCGGTAAAAATGTAGGCAAAGATAGTACAAAAGCTTTCAATGAAATGGATGTTTTAAACGGATATTATAGAATAAATTCCACTGATATAATGAATTTAGTTTTAAATTACACTGATAAAGCTTTATTATATGGTTTACGACCGAATGGTGATTTAAAAAAATATATTCCAGAGGATAATGAATTAGAATTTTTAAAAAAAGATAATTAA
- a CDS encoding DsrE family protein, whose translation MKISLLVFSYEKDGAPMNTLMFHVLLFARELKEKGDDVKIIFEGEGVKWAKDLINPEHPFSEHVKPLKDNFIACEACSSMHGILDDIIGKVSIENDLHGHISLKKYLDDGGKVVEF comes from the coding sequence TTGAAAATTTCTTTATTAGTTTTTTCCTATGAAAAAGATGGGGCACCAATGAATACATTAATGTTCCACGTATTATTATTTGCAAGAGAGTTAAAAGAGAAAGGAGACGACGTAAAAATAATATTTGAAGGGGAGGGTGTAAAATGGGCAAAAGACTTAATAAACCCAGAACATCCATTTAGTGAGCACGTAAAACCTTTAAAAGATAATTTTATAGCTTGTGAAGCTTGTTCCAGTATGCACGGAATATTAGATGATATTATTGGAAAAGTTTCTATCGAGAATGACTTGCACGGGCATATTAGTCTAAAAAAATACTTAGACGATGGCGGAAAAGTCGTAGAATTTTAA
- a CDS encoding winged helix-turn-helix transcriptional regulator: MQNKTTDNMDNNNPTEMFKDSEIITLLGRKSVLSTLKCLEHNGACRYVDIYNTIDVSKGTLYNNLENLVDMKLVIIKLDGRKVIYELSDCGKQILNFINKLTDYYSITNK, encoded by the coding sequence TTGCAAAATAAAACTACAGATAATATGGATAATAACAACCCTACAGAAATGTTCAAAGACTCCGAAATTATAACGCTTTTAGGTCGTAAGAGTGTGTTAAGTACACTAAAATGCTTGGAACACAATGGCGCTTGCAGGTATGTTGATATATACAATACGATTGACGTTTCAAAGGGTACTTTATACAATAATTTAGAGAATCTTGTAGATATGAAATTAGTAATCATAAAGTTAGATGGTAGAAAAGTAATTTACGAATTATCAGACTGCGGTAAGCAAATATTAAATTTTATAAATAAATTAACTGACTATTATTCTATAACTAATAAATAA
- a CDS encoding right-handed parallel beta-helix repeat-containing protein, translating into MKSTNLLKYALFSIILLSLLGCSYAANEYTIGAVNFTDPGIVGITIEESGIYNLNESVDVNRKNAIYIKTSNVKINGNGHTLTFNSGGVAKDGIRIFNDVIETDNITITDITLSDWDIGINDEGSAYVNISDVNIRNSDNEGLKLIQFENSTVDNCYIQNSGSDAVLVMSSANCTFNNVIVPSCPTTAFDIIDCNDITISNAVITNSPTAISLLTSPGANITTNNISSCSIVGIHADDSDYSTFEDNALVNCEIGFDFYDTYYSDFINNTVRSNSGFASRDVGVRYEISDDWNISESKINGYEYGIRISDSDDYNITENIITNNSVGIYIDEDSDYANIFNNSIYQNILGISLYSPLKTIPSDSLPNDGVYNTDGTGNGGLDHPIIMTANMSSEDILYVCGYVGVNNSSSTFASTLVDIYVVNYTDIDLGDNYSSIKNHGGSIQYLGSNTTNANSVFKAYINISGVNYSNLTNNSYLTATARLYDSGKYDTSEFGLNAPVREKVPLCRNVSLNLTEEVVNRPVWINVSIEPNGYNIVDVNVSLGNNTYKLTTSDAGTTRIYNGTIYTPNTTGVYPVQITTYYNQGVLTPIMYITTCSCDVCGCNINVTGNPVEILNVSSPQNFIVNNPDEYLVINLTTRNNWTNAEVNNVSIGVLGDEYWFTELSTDHWGVNISVPHSKGNYSYTITARDNVSNFNTYDGWLYVNDTYYIYNSSIPYHITRSGNYYIMEDIVQTQDDGILISADNVNIYGQGYSYDYYNSSYNISIDGHYPFAISSADNLMISNLSLENWVYAIVGGNIINSKFENINISNSYGGMLFSEIQNSEIKNNKINNISSSGIIITNKNSKNIIISNNTIYNFEYTPYVYSNGDATKLFAIEYNTGYLNSSKANSDMNYPIFTNVSYNETNNSLYVKGYIGRSAPNATEFGNSKIELFLVNNTTAGDKSNAIHPGSWELIGVFNTTAAEFEQTIDVSSLNIDNNSYIVASAYLKNVGTSEYSLGYPVSYMDDGSISIDYIYTVPGQTNGTGVAIDTYVAIVGTGIPTQINVSIIGQGIGNNTTTIDLAYLNDTWDVYKVALPSSPTVEGMYDLNVSTKTASNPSVYRLSSDFGKYFVVDNTAPNITVSFDPTYAKANGTTNITVVVNDTSPIDKLNVTINGNYSNVYNLTPKNSTTWYALLNLGDTPGNQTIMVNISDVLGHKKSMNYTSLYIDMESPIISNIYITPEEVALNQNTTIWVLIDDYVNIPENKTNITLKAEDNSTKLYNVSKLADNLFILNIQPNVENISSGVYQVAVNTSDEYGNTNTSGYVKNLTVLTTNITNNDTYNNYTQFNTNDTMIINLSGIYIEINTTQNISSPISVSELNNPPASGGAFSAGASPWEIQIPLLNSSVINNSYIKVYYSLADFPSNIDENSLRLYRYNETSSQWVVFTSPNGGVNTAEDYVWAYTKDTSGKWIVGGSLLASTGGSIINRRSSRDSFDGVAEDVASLELRSFIYNSEVIAGNSIDLGYSTTLTDGGVLASSRTYDNITQQTILIGGPVSNPITNRYRNYLPIPITNDEPGEGVGVIQTFNVGDYTVIVLAGSDRVGTRTAVEYFAQLDELPEDSIKVTFVAGQYKVVRVS; encoded by the coding sequence ATGAAATCTACTAATTTATTAAAATATGCCCTATTCTCAATAATCTTACTTTCATTACTTGGATGTAGTTATGCAGCAAATGAATATACAATTGGTGCAGTTAACTTTACAGACCCCGGTATTGTAGGTATAACCATTGAAGAAAGCGGTATTTATAATTTAAACGAGAGTGTCGACGTAAATAGGAAAAATGCTATTTACATTAAAACAAGCAACGTGAAAATAAACGGTAATGGCCATACTTTAACATTTAACAGTGGCGGGGTTGCTAAAGATGGTATTCGTATATTTAACGATGTAATAGAAACTGACAATATTACAATTACAGATATTACATTGTCAGATTGGGATATAGGTATAAACGATGAAGGAAGTGCCTATGTAAATATTTCAGACGTTAACATACGAAATTCAGATAATGAAGGTTTAAAACTTATTCAATTTGAAAATTCGACTGTTGATAACTGTTATATACAAAATTCTGGTTCTGATGCAGTACTTGTAATGTCCAGTGCAAATTGTACATTTAATAATGTAATAGTGCCAAGCTGTCCAACAACAGCCTTTGATATTATAGACTGTAATGATATTACTATATCAAACGCAGTAATTACTAATTCACCAACTGCAATAAGTTTACTAACTTCTCCAGGTGCAAATATTACAACAAATAATATCTCATCGTGTAGTATTGTGGGTATACACGCAGATGACTCTGATTACAGCACTTTTGAAGATAACGCATTAGTAAATTGTGAAATCGGATTTGATTTTTATGATACTTACTACAGCGACTTTATAAACAACACTGTAAGAAGTAATTCCGGTTTTGCATCGAGAGATGTTGGTGTTAGATATGAAATTTCCGACGACTGGAACATTTCAGAAAGCAAAATCAATGGATATGAATATGGTATACGGATTTCCGATTCTGATGATTACAACATCACTGAAAACATAATTACCAATAATAGTGTTGGTATATACATAGATGAAGATTCAGATTACGCAAATATATTTAACAACTCAATATATCAAAATATATTGGGAATCTCATTATATTCGCCATTAAAGACCATTCCATCAGATTCATTACCTAATGACGGAGTTTATAATACTGATGGCACTGGCAATGGTGGATTAGACCACCCAATAATTATGACTGCAAATATGAGCAGTGAAGATATACTTTACGTTTGCGGTTATGTGGGAGTAAATAATTCAAGTAGTACATTTGCTAGTACGTTAGTTGATATTTACGTAGTAAATTACACTGATATAGATTTAGGCGATAATTACTCAAGTATTAAAAATCACGGTGGGAGTATACAGTACTTAGGTTCAAATACCACCAATGCAAACAGCGTATTTAAAGCTTACATTAATATTTCCGGTGTAAATTACAGTAATTTAACAAATAACTCATATCTTACAGCAACAGCGAGACTTTACGATTCAGGTAAGTATGATACATCAGAATTTGGTTTAAATGCGCCAGTTCGTGAAAAAGTACCGCTATGTAGAAATGTATCTTTAAACTTAACTGAAGAAGTAGTTAATAGACCCGTATGGATAAATGTTAGTATAGAGCCAAACGGTTATAATATAGTGGACGTAAACGTGAGTTTAGGCAATAATACTTACAAATTAACGACTTCAGATGCGGGAACTACCCGAATCTATAATGGTACAATCTACACGCCTAATACTACAGGGGTTTATCCCGTACAGATTACAACATACTATAATCAAGGAGTATTAACTCCTATAATGTATATTACAACTTGTTCCTGTGATGTATGCGGTTGTAATATAAATGTGACAGGTAATCCTGTAGAAATACTAAATGTTTCAAGTCCTCAGAATTTCATTGTAAATAATCCAGACGAATATTTAGTTATTAACCTAACAACAAGAAACAACTGGACTAATGCAGAAGTAAATAATGTAAGTATTGGTGTATTAGGGGACGAATACTGGTTTACTGAATTAAGCACCGACCATTGGGGTGTTAACATTTCAGTACCTCACAGTAAAGGTAATTACTCCTATACAATCACTGCAAGAGACAATGTAAGCAACTTTAATACGTATGACGGTTGGCTTTATGTAAACGATACGTACTACATCTATAATTCAAGTATTCCATATCACATAACAAGGTCCGGTAATTACTATATAATGGAAGATATAGTACAAACTCAAGACGATGGTATACTTATCTCCGCAGATAATGTTAATATCTACGGTCAAGGATATAGCTACGATTATTATAATTCAAGCTATAACATTTCGATAGATGGACACTATCCATTTGCGATATCTTCCGCTGATAACCTAATGATTAGTAATTTATCTTTGGAAAATTGGGTTTATGCAATAGTTGGAGGAAATATAATAAATTCAAAATTCGAAAATATCAATATAAGTAATTCCTATGGTGGAATGTTATTTTCAGAAATTCAAAACTCTGAAATAAAAAACAATAAAATTAATAATATTTCTTCATCAGGTATTATAATTACAAATAAAAATTCAAAAAATATAATAATTTCAAATAATACAATATATAATTTCGAATATACGCCATACGTTTATTCAAATGGTGATGCAACAAAATTATTCGCTATTGAGTACAATACGGGCTATTTAAACAGTTCAAAAGCAAACAGCGATATGAATTATCCAATATTCACAAATGTATCATATAATGAAACAAATAACTCATTATACGTAAAAGGATACATAGGACGTAGTGCACCAAATGCTACAGAATTCGGAAATTCAAAAATTGAATTATTCCTCGTGAACAATACAACTGCGGGAGACAAGTCCAATGCAATTCACCCAGGAAGCTGGGAATTGATAGGCGTATTTAACACAACAGCCGCAGAATTTGAACAAACAATCGATGTATCATCGCTAAATATTGATAATAATTCATACATCGTAGCTTCAGCATATTTAAAAAACGTTGGGACTTCCGAGTATTCATTAGGCTATCCAGTATCATATATGGATGATGGAAGTATATCTATTGATTACATATACACAGTTCCAGGACAAACTAATGGAACAGGCGTAGCAATAGATACCTATGTAGCAATCGTAGGTACGGGAATTCCAACGCAAATAAATGTTTCAATAATTGGACAAGGCATAGGAAACAATACAACGACAATTGATTTGGCATACTTAAATGATACGTGGGATGTTTACAAAGTAGCATTACCAAGTTCGCCAACAGTTGAAGGAATGTATGATTTGAACGTATCTACAAAAACAGCAAGCAATCCATCGGTTTACAGATTGTCATCTGACTTTGGAAAGTACTTCGTAGTAGATAACACTGCTCCAAATATAACGGTATCATTTGACCCAACTTACGCAAAAGCAAACGGAACGACTAATATTACAGTTGTAGTTAATGATACAAGCCCGATTGATAAGTTAAATGTGACTATCAACGGTAATTACAGCAATGTATATAATTTAACACCTAAAAACTCAACAACGTGGTATGCACTATTGAATTTAGGTGATACACCAGGTAATCAAACCATTATGGTAAATATATCTGATGTACTCGGACATAAAAAGTCAATGAATTACACGAGTTTGTACATCGATATGGAATCACCAATAATAAGTAATATTTACATAACGCCTGAAGAAGTGGCTTTAAACCAAAATACTACCATTTGGGTATTAATTGATGATTATGTGAATATTCCTGAAAATAAAACAAATATTACGTTAAAAGCAGAAGATAACAGTACAAAATTATATAACGTTTCAAAATTGGCAGATAACTTATTTATATTGAATATTCAGCCAAACGTTGAAAATATAAGCTCAGGAGTTTACCAAGTAGCAGTAAATACTTCTGATGAATACGGAAACACTAATACATCAGGATATGTTAAAAATTTAACCGTATTGACTACAAATATAACAAATAATGACACATACAATAATTACACACAATTTAATACAAATGATACTATGATAATTAATTTATCTGGTATATATATTGAAATAAATACAACACAAAATATTTCCTCACCGATATCTGTATCTGAGTTAAATAATCCTCCAGCAAGTGGCGGAGCATTTTCAGCAGGTGCAAGTCCTTGGGAAATACAAATACCATTATTAAATAGCTCAGTAATTAATAATTCATACATTAAAGTATACTATAGCTTAGCAGATTTCCCAAGTAATATTGACGAAAATAGCTTAAGATTATACAGATACAATGAAACAAGCAGTCAATGGGTAGTATTTACATCACCTAACGGTGGCGTAAATACCGCAGAAGATTATGTATGGGCATATACTAAAGATACATCCGGTAAATGGATAGTTGGAGGTTCTTTACTCGCTTCGACGGGTGGTAGTATAATCAATAGACGTAGTAGTAGAGATTCATTCGATGGAGTAGCAGAAGATGTCGCATCTCTTGAATTAAGAAGCTTTATCTACAATTCTGAAGTAATCGCAGGAAATTCTATTGATTTAGGCTATTCAACCACTTTAACAGATGGTGGAGTTTTAGCTTCAAGTAGAACATATGATAACATCACACAACAAACAATACTTATCGGTGGTCCAGTATCTAACCCAATTACTAACCGATACAGAAATTACTTGCCAATACCAATTACAAATGACGAACCCGGTGAAGGTGTAGGTGTAATCCAAACCTTTAATGTAGGCGATTACACTGTAATAGTACTTGCAGGTTCTGATAGGGTAGGAACTCGAACAGCTGTCGAGTATTTCGCACAATTAGACGAATTACCAGAAGATAGCATAAAAGTGACATTTGTAGCAGGACAGTACAAAGTCGTAAGAGTTTCCTAA